The Pleuronectes platessa chromosome 11, fPlePla1.1, whole genome shotgun sequence genome includes a window with the following:
- the slc35f4 gene encoding solute carrier family 35 member F4: protein MISTESTGGEDGGEPPCIRLDPLTSTHLPGKAPPTDGSPKVTANGVPDIEDRILRITGYYGYNPGYSSHRREDGSESHAETPGSETSGESQSNQTCTNTLLKVLGGLLVVLCVSSSWVGTTQVVKLTFQSFSCPFFISWFSSNWNILFFPIYYSGHMVITREKQTPIQKFRECSKLFGEDGMTLKLFVKRTAPFSILWTLTSYLYLLALKKLTATDVSALYCCHKAFVFLLSWIVLKDRFMGVRIVAAIMAITGIVMMAYADGFHGDSFVGVALAVGSASTSALYKVLFKMFLGSANLGEVAHFLSTMGFFNLIFISCVPLILYFTKVEHWGSLSSLPWGYMCGLAGLWLVFNILVHVGVVLTYPILISIGTLLSVPGNAAVDLLIHEAIFSVVRLAATCIICLGFLLLLLPEEWDSVTMRFLATIADKKSEEHGEELTESSVHTRSRANGTVSIPLA, encoded by the exons ATGATAAGCACCGAGAGCACCGGAGGAGAGGACGGCGGAGAGCCGCCCTGCATCCGGCTGGATCCCCTGACTAGCACGCACCTGCCGGGCAAGGCGCCGCCGACGGACGGCAGCCCCAAAGTGACGGCGAACGGGGTGCCCGACATAGAGGACCGCATCCTGAGGATCACCGGCTACTACGGCTACAACCCGGGGTACTCCAGTCACagaa GAGAGGATGGCTCCGAGTCTCACGCAGAGACACCAGGCAGCGAGACCAGCGGAGAGAGCCAGTCCAACCAGACCTGCACCAACACGCTCCTGAAGGTGCTGGGCGGTCTGCTggtggtgctgtgtgtgtcgTCCTCCTGGGTGGGCACCACTCAGGTGGTGAAGTTGACCTTCCAGTCGTTCTCCTGTCCCTTCTTCATCTCCTGGTTCAGCAGCAACTGGAACATCCTGTTCTTCCCCATCTACTACTCTGGACACATGGTCATCACTCGAGAGAAGCAGACGCCCATACAGAaattcag ggAGTGCAGTAAGCTCTTTGGGGAGGACGGGATGACTCTCAAACTTTTTGTAAAAAGAACAGCACCTTTTTCAATCCTGTGGACTCTGACCAGCTACCTGTACCTACTGGCCTTGAAGAAACTGACTGCCACTGACGTCTCAGCGCTCTACTGCTGCCACAAGGCCTTCGTCTTCCTCCTGTCCTGGATCGTCCTCAAGGATCGCTTCATGGGCGTCCGG ATTGTGGCAGCCATTATGGCCATCACGGGTATCGTCATGATGGCCTATGCGGACGGTTTCCACGGTGATTCCTTTGTGGGCGTGGCGTTAGCTGTGGGCTCAGCCTCAACATCAGCTCTATACAAG GTGCTGTTCAAGATGTTTCTGGGCAGTGCCAACCTGGGAGAGGTGGCTCACTTCCTCTCCACCATGGGCTTCTTCAACCTCATCTTCATCTCCTGCGTGCCCCTCATCCTCTACTTCACCAAGGTGGAGCACTGGGGCTCGCTGTCCTCACTGCCCTGGGGATACATGTGTGGACTGGCAGGACTTTGGCTGG TGTTCAACATCTTGGTTCACGTCGGTGTGGTGCTGACCTACCCCATTCTCATCTCCATAGGGACACTGCTCAGTGTGCCGGGCAATGCAG CCGTAGATCTTCTGATACACGAGGCGATCTTCAGCGTGGTGCGCCTGGCGGCCACCTGCATCATCTGCCTGGGCTTcttgctcctgctgctgccggaGGAGTGGGATTCAGTCACGATGCGTTTCCTGGCCACCATCGCAGACAAGAAGTCGGAGGAACATGGCGAGGAGCTCACGGAGTCCAGCGTTCACACTCGCAGTCGGGCGAACGGCACTGTCTCCATTCCCTTGGCGTGA
- the ap5m1 gene encoding AP-5 complex subunit mu-1 produces the protein MSVRALWIVSHEKGENVSIRFSRRFSTVEHRAKCLAGSSYVAVPEDGTVLQLLLTELGLSEPDKTYVALRDDCLHRQRSPALELHVDGPGKGILWPVLAVSQGPLILACLCLVDAPPEPRPPLANLLSVSQGLTLLAGLQTFLLGSGNKPDSEGPASRLAMLPSVLLQVCPLGTPLDLPALGAPGTAPTPAGNQKQPAWKTGLYRGRAVVNVALIETVRSMQYGNPSTQDLWDVYGTVTCKCEVEGVLPNVTVTLTLPPNGSPLQDILVHPCVTSLDSSILTASSVDNSDSSAFSGPYKFPFSPPLEPFRLCSYTSQVPVPPILGSYQLKEEENQLRVSVTLKLHESVKNSFEYCEAHLPFFNRDQMGVVDVKVSSGQLDVSKEKNLLVWTLGQRFPKSREVMMEGRITFSGPTPGPTDPLCTELTAYIKLYFKVPDTTLSGSCVDQHSVQVYSSAKPRIATSRELQSKEYFIWNSAGAAPVSSGQMML, from the exons ATGAGTGTGCGAGCTTTGTGGATTGTTTCTCACGAGAAGGGAGAAAATGTGTCGATACGATTCTCGAG GAGGTTCTCCACTGTGGAGCACCGTGCTAAGTGCCTGGCAGGTTCCTCCTATGTAGCCGTCCCAGAGGACGGCACCGTGCTGCAGCTACTGCTCACTGAGCTGGGCCTCTCCGAGCCAGACAAGACTTATGTGGCTCTCAGAGACGACTGCCTTCATCGCCAGCGGTCCCCGGCACTGGAGCTGCACGTGGACGGTCCTGGAAAGGGAATACTGTGGCCGGTGTTGGCCGTCTCACAAGGGCCCCTTATCCTGGCTTGCCTGTGTTTAGTGGATGCCCCTCCTGAGCCACGGCCACCCCTGGCcaacttgctctctgtctcacagggTCTCACCCTCCTGGCAGGCCTACAGACTTTTCTCCTGGGCTCGGGGAACAAGCCTGATAGCGAGGGGCCGGCCTCTCGCCTTGCAATGCTGCCCTCTGTGCTCCTGCAGGTTTGTCCACTTGGGACACCCCTGGATCTGCCAGCGCTGGGGGCACCGGGCACAGCGCCCACACCTGCTGGGAACCAGAAGCAGCCGGCCTGGAAGACAGGTCTCTACCGGGGTCGGGCAGTTGTGAATGTAGCTTTGATAGAAACGGTGCGCTCCATGCAGTATGGGAATCCGAGCACACAGGACCTCTGGGATGTGTACGGCACAGTGACATGCAAA TGTGAGGTGGAGGGGGTGCTCCCAAATGTGACGGTGACCCTCACACTGCCACCAAACGGTTCTCCACTGCAGGACATCTTAGTCCATCCCTGCGTCACCTCACTGGATTCTAGTATCCTGACCGCCAGCAGCGTCGATAACAGTGACAGCTCAGCGTTCTCTGGGCCCTATAAgttccccttctctcctcccctaGAGCCCTTCAGACTATGCAGTTATACATCTCAG GTTCCTGTTCCCCCTATCCTTGGATCGTATCAactgaaggaagaagaaaaccaGCTGCGTGTGTCAGTAACCCTCAAACTTCACGAAAGTGTGAAGAACAGCTTTGAGTACTGTGAAGCACATCTGCCATTCTTTAACAG GGATCAGATGGGTGTGGTGGATGTGAAGGTGAGCTCCGGGCAACTGGATGTTTCAAAGGAGAAGAACCTGCTGGTCTGGACCCTGG GACAGAGGTTTCCTAAATCTCGTGAGGTCATGATGGAGGGCAGGATCACCTTCTCTGGGCCCACACCAGGACCTACTGACCCTCTCTGCACAGAACTGACTGCCTACATCAAA TTGTATTTCAAGGTGCCTGACACAACACTTTCTGGATCCTGCGTGGATCAGCATTCAGTGCAGGTTTATTCTTCTGCCAAACCACGGATTGCAACAT CCCGAGAACTTCAATCCAAAGAGTACTTTATATGGAACTCAGCAGGTGCCGCTCCGGTGTCCTCTGGGCAGATGATGCTGTAG
- the exoc5 gene encoding exocyst complex component 5, producing the protein MATTAQLFEEPFDADEYIERLAWRTPGGGSKGGAEAFDPKRLLEEFENHIEELKLLDERIQRRVEKLEHQCHREAKEFAHKVQDLQRSNQVAFQHFQELDEHISYVATKVCHLGDQLEGVNTPRQRAVEAQRLMTYFNEFLDGDLRSDVFNNPDKIKEAADIIQKLHLIAQELPFDRFADVKAKIASKYHDLERQLIQEFTAAQRRGEIGRMRELAAVLLHFKGYAHCVDVYIKQCQEGAYLRNDVFEDTAVLCQRVNKQVGEVFSSPETVMAKLIQNIFEIKLQAHVKDKLDTTRHSDVEQYLKNLYDLYSKTTALATKLTEFNLGSDKHTFLSKLIKSIFSSYLESYIDMEREYLRTRGAMILQRYYDSKNHQKRLIGTGSIQELKERIRQRTNLPLGPSIDTHGETFLSPELVVNLLQETRHAFERCNRLSDPSDLPKNAFSIFLLLVEHLCVDHIDYALEIGLSAIPSSDAKNANLYFLDVVQQANSIFHLFDKQFNDQLMPLISSSQKLAECLHKKKETIEQMEVKLDTGIDRTLNCMVGQMKHVLATEQKKTDFRPEDENNVMIQYTTACSKVCSYVSRQVEHVRKSMDGKNVDVVLTELGVRFHRLIHEHLQQYSYSSMGGMLAICDVAEYRRCAKEFRVPLVLQLFDTLHALCNLLVVAPDNLKQVCSGEQLTNLERNLLHAFVQLRVDYRSARLGRHFS; encoded by the exons ATGGCGACGACCGCTCAGCTGTTCGAG GAGCCCTTTGACGCAGATGAGTACATTGAGAGGTTGGCATGGAGGACTCCTGGAGGAGGCTCCAAAGGAGGAGCAGAGGCTTTTGACCCTAAAAG GCTCTTAGAGGAGTTTGAGAACCACATAGAGGAGCTAAAGCTACTGGATGAGAGGATCCAGCGGCGGGTGGAGAAGCTCGAGCATCAGTGTCATCGTGAAGCCAAGGAATTTGCCCACAAAGTGCAAGATTtgcagagaagcaaccag GTGGCCTTTCAGCATTTTCAAGAGCTTGACGAGCACATCAGCTATGTGGCCACCAAGGTTTGTCACCTTGGCGACCAGCTGGAGGGCGTGAACACACCCCGGCAGAGGGCTGTGGAGGCTCAGCGTCTGATGACCTATTTCAACGAGTTCCTGGATGGAGACCTACGCAGTGACGTCTTCAATAACCCAGACAAG ATTAAGGAGGCTGCTGATATCATCCAGAAGCTGCATCTCATTGCCCAGGAGCTGCCTTTCGACAG ATTTGCAGACGTCAAGGCAAAAATTGCCA GTAAGTACCACGACCTAGAGCGACAGCTAATCCAGGAGTTCACTGCTGCCCAGCGCAGGGGCGAGATCGGACGGATGAGGGAACTTGCGGCAGTACTATTACATTTCAAG GGCTATGCACATTGTGTGGACGTCTATATCAAACAGTGTCAAGAA GGGGCCTACCTGAGGAACGATGTGTTTGAGGACACTGCAGTCCTCTGCCAGAGGGTCAACAAGCAGGTGGGCGAAGTCTTCAGCAGCCCAGAGACTGTCATGGCCAAACTCATCCAAAACATCTTTGAGATCAAATTACAG GCCCACGTCAAGGATAAACTGGATACGACCCGGCACTCTGATGTGGAACAGTACCTCAAGAACCTCTATGACCTTTACTCCAA AACCACAGCATTAGCCACCAAGCTAACGGAGTTCAACCTGGGCTCAGACAAGCACACGTTCCTGTCCAAGCTGATAAAGAGCATCTTCTCCTCCTACCTGGAAAGTTACATTGACATGGAGAGGGAATACCTTCGCACTCGAGGTGCTATGATTCTGCAGCGATACTATGACTCCAAGAACCATCAGAAACGCCTCATAGGCACCGGAAG CATTCAAGAGCTGAAGGAGCGTATCAGACAGCGCACTAACCTTCCGCTGGGCCCCAGCATCGACACTCACGGGGAGACCTTTCTCTCCCCAGAGCTGGTCGTCAACCTGCTGCAAGAGACACGCCATGCCTTTGAGAGATGCAACAGG CTTTCAGATCCCTCGGACCTACCCAAGAATGCCTTCTCAATATTCCTGCTGCTGGTCGAACATCTGTGTGTGGATCACATTGACTACGCCCTGGAGATTGGCCTCTCAG CCATTCCCTCATCAGACGCCAAGAATGCCAACCTGTACTTCCTGGATGTGGTTCAACAAGCAAACTCTATCTTCCACTTGTTTGACAAGCAGTTTAATGACCAGCTTATGCCTCTTATAAG CTCATCTCAAAAGTTGGCAGAGTGCCtgcacaaaaagaaagagacgATAGAACAGATGGAAGTGAAACTGGACACGGGAATTGACAG AACACTGAACTGCATGGTGGGGCAAATGAAGCACGTTTTGGCTACAGAGCAGAAGAAGACCGACTTTAGGCCTGAAGATGAGAACAACGTCATGATCCAGTACACTACA GCCTGCTCCAAGGTGTGCTCCTACGTCAGTCGGCAGGTCGAACACGTGCGGAAATCCATGGATGGGAAAAATGTGGACGTGGTGCTGACGGAGCTGGGCGTGCGTTTCCACAGGCTCATCCACGAGCACCTACAGCAGTACAGCTACAGCTCAATGGGAGGCATGCTGGCCATCTGCGACGTAGCTGAATACCGAAGATGCGCCAAAGAATTCAGG